The following coding sequences are from one Desulfobacterales bacterium window:
- a CDS encoding DUF5320 domain-containing protein, translated as MPKLNDNSQMGYDPQIGNGSGVYNNQNMYGRGAGKGNQHRHGFGRGMGFGRGNRCGCQLSNQDEQSFLEKQIAILQNQLNTVKQRAKEFGAEEVQVQ; from the coding sequence ATGCCAAAATTAAATGATAACAGTCAGATGGGTTATGATCCACAAATCGGTAATGGATCAGGAGTTTATAATAATCAAAATATGTATGGCAGAGGTGCTGGTAAAGGAAATCAACACCGCCATGGTTTTGGACGTGGTATGGGCTTTGGCAGAGGTAATCGTTGTGGTTGCCAGCTAAGCAATCAGGATGAACAAAGCTTTCTTGAAAAACAAATAGCAATACTTCAAAATCAGCTCAATACTGTTAAACAAAGGGCTAAAGAATTTGGAGCTGAGGAAGTCCAAGTTCAATAA
- a CDS encoding nitrate reductase, which yields MHNIYNFVSGPLVWIAFIIFIGGSIYRLISMGLLARKKDYAIYEYYSPFYAFRSILHWIIPFGSTNMRNNPIMTTVAFIFHICLLFVPIFLFAHIILIKESWNISWWFISDNIADIMTLVVIASCIFFLIRRRIRNEVNFLTTTSDYVVLAIVAAPFITGFWTYHQMPGHAFMGILHILSGEIMLAAIPFTKLSHMIFFPFTRGYIGSEFGSVRKARDW from the coding sequence ATGCACAACATATACAACTTTGTAAGCGGGCCTTTAGTATGGATTGCTTTTATAATTTTTATTGGAGGCAGTATTTACAGGCTTATATCCATGGGACTGCTCGCTCGTAAAAAAGATTACGCAATATATGAATATTACAGTCCGTTCTATGCTTTTCGTTCCATATTACATTGGATAATTCCATTCGGAAGTACTAACATGAGAAATAATCCAATAATGACAACTGTAGCATTTATTTTTCATATTTGCCTTTTATTTGTTCCAATTTTTCTTTTTGCTCATATAATTTTAATAAAGGAATCTTGGAATATAAGTTGGTGGTTTATTTCAGATAATATAGCAGATATAATGACGTTAGTTGTTATCGCTTCCTGCATTTTTTTTCTTATTAGAAGAAGAATTCGTAATGAAGTCAATTTTTTAACAACAACTTCTGATTATGTAGTACTCGCTATAGTTGCAGCTCCTTTTATTACAGGATTTTGGACATATCACCAAATGCCAGGCCATGCTTTTATGGGAATTCTTCATATTTTATCAGGTGAAATTATGCTTGCCGCAATTCCGTTTACAAAATTAAGCCACATGATTTTCTTTCCGTTTACCAGAGGATATATTGGTTCTGAATTCGGAAGTGTTAGAAAAGCAAGAGACTGGTAA
- a CDS encoding response regulator: MAKRILVVDDDPIIVKYIVKVLNDNGYETYNASDGVEAFDLLEKVKPDLITLDLQMPEEWGAQFYRRFTKEEEYKDIPVIVISGLPGRHLSIKRAVAFLGKPFDPAELIKIVKNATSK, translated from the coding sequence ATGGCAAAAAGAATACTTGTAGTTGATGATGATCCAATTATCGTTAAATATATTGTTAAAGTACTTAATGACAATGGCTATGAAACCTATAATGCATCAGATGGAGTAGAAGCTTTTGATTTATTGGAAAAAGTAAAACCTGATTTGATAACTCTTGACCTTCAAATGCCTGAAGAATGGGGAGCACAATTTTATAGGCGATTTACAAAGGAAGAAGAATATAAAGATATTCCTGTAATAGTTATAAGCGGCTTACCAGGAAGACATTTATCAATCAAAAGAGCGGTAGCCTTTCTTGGAAAACCTTTTGATCCTGCTGAACTCATAAAAATAGTTAAAAACGCTACTTCCAAATGA
- a CDS encoding NifB/NifX family molybdenum-iron cluster-binding protein: protein MKIAITIFRYRVSPVFDWSERLLIIEKIQNDEKIQKEISLENLNYMEKVEFLVEMKVNVLICGVISDSLLPLLESKNICVIPGVAGKIDEVIEAFFAGQLKQEKFTMPGCHGLRRRQHRFCRGHSLS, encoded by the coding sequence ATGAAGATAGCCATTACAATATTTCGTTATAGAGTATCTCCTGTTTTTGATTGGAGTGAGCGATTACTTATTATTGAAAAAATACAAAATGATGAAAAAATACAAAAAGAAATATCATTAGAAAATCTTAATTATATGGAAAAAGTTGAATTTCTTGTAGAAATGAAAGTGAACGTTCTTATATGTGGCGTTATTAGCGACTCATTATTACCATTACTCGAATCTAAAAATATTTGTGTGATTCCTGGTGTTGCAGGAAAGATTGATGAAGTAATTGAAGCTTTTTTTGCAGGTCAGTTGAAGCAGGAAAAATTTACAATGCCGGGATGTCATGGATTGCGTCGAAGACAGCATCGATTCTGTAGAGGGCATAGTCTCTCATAA
- a CDS encoding hybrid sensor histidine kinase/response regulator has translation MEDIILFVDDEEGICKVMSMVLADIGYKVITAHNGEDALKIFKKVKPFIVISDIKMPGMDGIELLKHIKNECRETEVIIISGHADINIAIKSLKYEAADFILKPIDGEALEIALKRAKEKIENRKKLKEYTERLEELVEEKSAQIIENERIAAQKYQKLFDEVPCYISVQNKNFVITASNRRFKEDFGEGIGSPCYQVYKHRTEPCIDCPLLKTFEDGNAYQSETVVTSKTFEQYNVLTWTAPIYDNNGKISQVMEMSTNITQIRKLQDHLSSLGMLIGSISHSIKGLLTGLDGGMYLLNAGFVEDDKTQISEGWEIVKLTIGRIRKMVLDILYYAKERELKWEKVDALSFANEIAVTVEPKIQNYNIEFIKEFDTSGGIFEIDPGVIHSALINILENAIDACIDDKSKKSHKIFFGLKQEEDHVLFIISDNGIGMDRETKEKLFTLFFSSKGHRGTGLGLFITNKIIEQHGGTIIVESKSFEGSKFIIKLPKWMAT, from the coding sequence ATGGAAGATATCATATTATTCGTTGACGATGAAGAAGGTATCTGTAAAGTAATGAGTATGGTTTTAGCAGATATCGGCTATAAAGTTATTACTGCTCATAATGGCGAAGACGCTTTAAAAATTTTTAAAAAAGTAAAACCTTTTATAGTTATTAGCGATATCAAAATGCCAGGTATGGACGGGATAGAGCTTCTAAAACACATAAAAAATGAATGCCGCGAAACTGAAGTTATAATAATAAGCGGTCATGCTGATATAAATATTGCTATAAAAAGTTTGAAATATGAAGCGGCTGACTTCATATTAAAACCAATTGACGGTGAAGCTTTAGAAATAGCCCTTAAAAGAGCAAAAGAAAAAATCGAAAATCGTAAAAAATTAAAAGAATATACAGAACGCCTTGAAGAACTTGTAGAGGAAAAATCTGCTCAAATAATAGAAAATGAAAGAATAGCAGCTCAAAAATATCAAAAACTTTTTGATGAAGTTCCTTGTTATATATCTGTTCAAAATAAAAATTTTGTAATTACTGCATCAAACAGAAGATTTAAAGAAGATTTTGGAGAAGGAATAGGTTCTCCATGTTATCAAGTTTACAAACACAGGACAGAACCCTGTATTGACTGCCCCCTTTTAAAAACTTTTGAAGATGGAAATGCCTATCAATCCGAAACGGTTGTTACTTCAAAAACATTTGAGCAATATAATGTTCTCACATGGACGGCACCGATTTATGACAATAATGGAAAAATATCACAGGTTATGGAAATGTCTACTAATATAACCCAAATAAGAAAGCTTCAAGATCATCTATCATCTTTAGGAATGCTAATCGGTTCAATATCTCACAGCATAAAAGGCCTTCTTACAGGGCTCGATGGAGGCATGTATCTTCTTAATGCAGGCTTTGTAGAAGATGACAAAACTCAAATTTCCGAAGGATGGGAAATAGTAAAGCTTACTATAGGAAGAATTCGTAAGATGGTTCTTGATATTCTATATTACGCCAAAGAAAGGGAACTAAAATGGGAAAAAGTTGATGCATTAAGTTTTGCAAATGAAATTGCTGTTACAGTTGAACCAAAAATTCAAAATTATAATATTGAATTTATTAAAGAATTTGATACATCAGGAGGGATATTTGAAATTGATCCTGGAGTTATACACTCAGCTTTAATAAATATACTTGAAAACGCAATCGATGCATGTATCGATGATAAATCTAAAAAATCCCATAAAATTTTTTTTGGTTTAAAACAAGAAGAGGACCACGTTTTATTCATTATTTCCGACAATGGAATAGGCATGGACAGAGAAACAAAAGAAAAATTATTCACCTTATTTTTTTCATCAAAAGGTCATAGAGGAACAGGTTTAGGGCTTTTTATCACTAATAAAATAATTGAACAGCATGGAGGAACAATTATAGTAGAATCTAAAAGTTTTGAAGGCTCTAAATTTATAATAAAATTGCCTAAATGGATGGCTACATGA
- a CDS encoding cytochrome c3 family protein — MIYTIAIILILIFGLSYSQEDVTTLEDSTLTTLMRPAVSFNHDEHNEKANIVECNVCHHVYENGLKSEDSSSEDMECSECHASKKVDDVVPLIDVYHKRCKSCHIEQKAGPVMCSECHRK, encoded by the coding sequence ATGATTTATACAATTGCAATAATTTTGATTTTAATTTTTGGATTAAGTTATTCCCAAGAAGATGTAACAACACTTGAAGATAGTACTTTGACGACTTTGATGAGACCTGCTGTTTCTTTTAATCATGACGAACATAATGAAAAGGCAAATATTGTTGAATGCAATGTGTGTCACCATGTATATGAAAACGGCTTAAAATCTGAAGATTCATCGTCAGAAGATATGGAATGTTCAGAGTGTCATGCTTCAAAAAAAGTTGATGATGTTGTTCCTCTTATCGATGTTTATCATAAGAGATGTAAAAGTTGTCATATTGAGCAAAAAGCAGGGCCTGTTATGTGCAGCGAATGTCATCGGAAATAA
- a CDS encoding (d)CMP kinase, with amino-acid sequence MGDLKDLTKETLPKMIFTFITATVTNLMAKESIKSAVRGRIRKLITGNAEKPYKDIHTVEMYADNIMDILDKNRILPQNIGIDGPPGSGKSSLGRSLAKRTGLEWKTLYLNDLGKPYFFKQGRIYENIRLFRTQNIDNFDVIIYIDCPVEDAQSRVMKRDRNGALVDYINFIKLKEIGDASFEMANGEEFRIPMSPIRIKIRPEEGYKDIENLKMKLISKGLDIERFSKEELLFLHCYGKPKSGILPYVNWGAYNSELLSAAQVSLRLATAKKLLS; translated from the coding sequence ATGGGAGATCTAAAAGATTTAACAAAAGAAACTTTGCCTAAAATGATATTTACTTTTATCACCGCTACCGTAACAAATTTAATGGCTAAAGAATCAATAAAATCGGCTGTTAGAGGACGTATAAGAAAACTGATTACTGGCAACGCTGAAAAACCGTACAAAGATATTCACACTGTTGAAATGTATGCTGACAATATAATGGATATATTGGATAAAAATAGAATTTTACCACAAAATATAGGCATTGATGGCCCGCCTGGAAGTGGGAAAAGCTCATTGGGCAGAAGTCTTGCAAAACGTACTGGTCTTGAATGGAAGACGCTGTATTTGAATGATCTTGGAAAACCCTATTTTTTTAAACAAGGGCGAATTTATGAAAACATACGTCTTTTCAGAACCCAAAATATCGATAATTTTGACGTCATTATTTACATTGATTGCCCCGTTGAGGATGCTCAATCTCGGGTAATGAAAAGGGATAGAAATGGAGCCCTTGTCGATTATATTAATTTTATAAAACTGAAAGAGATTGGGGATGCATCGTTCGAAATGGCTAATGGTGAAGAGTTCAGGATTCCCATGAGTCCCATCAGAATTAAAATAAGACCAGAAGAAGGCTATAAGGATATTGAAAATCTCAAAATGAAGTTGATATCAAAAGGTTTAGATATTGAAAGGTTCTCTAAGGAAGAATTATTATTTCTCCATTGCTATGGAAAACCCAAAAGTGGCATTCTACCTTACGTCAACTGGGGCGCATATAATAGTGAATTATTATCTGCTGCGCAAGTGTCACTGAGACTGGCTACGGCAAAAAAATTGTTAAGTTAG
- a CDS encoding response regulator gives MENKKTILIVDDEMDMRIFLSTLVETSGYKPIVCRDGSEGIEKALKIKPSLIILDVMMPKEGGVHMYYNVRTNHELKNTPIIILSAIAQKTFNHYIKMLNVRTEESIPAPEAYMEKPPEAEELIKIIKELIGQ, from the coding sequence ATGGAAAACAAAAAAACTATCCTTATTGTAGATGACGAAATGGATATGAGGATATTTCTATCTACTTTAGTTGAAACAAGTGGTTATAAACCGATTGTTTGCCGAGATGGAAGCGAAGGCATAGAAAAAGCATTAAAAATAAAGCCGAGCCTTATAATACTTGATGTTATGATGCCAAAAGAAGGAGGCGTTCACATGTATTATAACGTTAGAACTAATCATGAATTAAAAAATACTCCGATAATAATTCTTTCAGCAATAGCTCAAAAAACATTTAATCACTATATAAAAATGCTTAATGTAAGAACAGAAGAATCAATTCCTGCTCCTGAAGCATATATGGAAAAACCTCCAGAAGCAGAAGAATTAATCAAAATAATTAAAGAACTTATCGGCCAATAG
- a CDS encoding PD40 domain-containing protein produces the protein MHKINNWDWEIGKKFIADIGELKNIYDYVEEPYISPDGEKIAAVVKKDEAEFTACVNGEIWKNIFERIWNLRFTPDNRLYGFVSDTGEWTLAVDDTLWENRFDFIWDAKVSEDGKNIAAAAKRGMRYCAVVNDSVWETDFYHITNLIISKEGKTAASVQTVPLKEGEITKFQTGCFSAAVDGKVWDKNFINVWKMSFSPDGKNIAAEVRTSLYDYTIAINGIPWSKSFQAKAIWKPVFHPFDGTVTAPAIVNGKWTLVKNGDVLWKNNFVQLWHHCYSRSGKNIAAIVAPKFGEWTVAVNGKTWKQTFDELVASIVFSPDENKVACIAKDSGRWYLSVNGNTWDTSFSMLWEPVFSPDGNRVAVKGEKNGNYGIFLDGKTLREGFSAIGEPVFSPDGKKILIKGVEKGKNKGKYYREIINI, from the coding sequence ATGCATAAAATAAACAATTGGGACTGGGAAATAGGAAAAAAATTTATTGCTGATATAGGTGAATTAAAAAATATCTATGATTATGTAGAAGAGCCTTATATAAGTCCTGACGGAGAAAAAATTGCTGCTGTTGTAAAAAAAGATGAAGCAGAATTTACAGCTTGTGTAAACGGAGAAATTTGGAAAAATATTTTCGAAAGAATCTGGAATTTAAGATTTACCCCTGACAACAGACTTTACGGATTTGTATCTGACACAGGAGAATGGACATTAGCTGTTGATGATACACTTTGGGAAAATAGATTTGATTTTATATGGGATGCCAAAGTTTCAGAAGATGGAAAAAACATCGCTGCTGCTGCAAAAAGAGGAATGAGATATTGTGCTGTAGTAAATGACTCTGTATGGGAAACGGATTTTTATCATATTACTAACCTTATCATAAGCAAAGAAGGAAAAACTGCTGCATCTGTTCAGACTGTTCCTTTAAAAGAAGGAGAGATTACAAAATTTCAAACAGGCTGTTTTTCAGCGGCAGTTGACGGAAAGGTATGGGATAAAAATTTTATCAATGTATGGAAAATGTCTTTCAGCCCTGACGGTAAAAATATTGCCGCAGAAGTCAGGACGAGTCTTTATGATTATACAATTGCTATAAATGGAATTCCTTGGAGCAAATCATTTCAAGCAAAAGCAATATGGAAACCTGTTTTTCATCCTTTCGATGGAACAGTTACAGCTCCAGCTATAGTAAATGGGAAATGGACTCTTGTTAAAAATGGTGATGTCTTATGGAAAAATAATTTTGTTCAACTATGGCACCATTGTTACAGCCGTTCAGGTAAAAACATTGCTGCAATTGTAGCGCCTAAATTTGGAGAATGGACTGTAGCTGTAAACGGAAAAACTTGGAAACAAACCTTTGACGAGTTGGTAGCATCCATTGTTTTTAGCCCTGACGAAAATAAAGTTGCATGCATAGCAAAAGATTCAGGGAGATGGTATCTTTCTGTTAATGGAAATACATGGGATACATCATTTAGCATGTTATGGGAACCAGTATTCAGTCCAGATGGAAATAGAGTCGCTGTAAAAGGAGAAAAAAATGGAAATTATGGTATTTTTCTTGACGGAAAGACTTTAAGAGAAGGCTTTAGCGCTATAGGCGAACCTGTTTTCAGTCCTGACGGTAAGAAAATATTAATTAAAGGCGTTGAAAAGGGTAAAAATAAAGGAAAATATTATCGTGAAATAATTAATATATGA
- a CDS encoding (Fe-S)-binding protein, with translation MTTGIKVKSKIFDLGLDKGVEKLNSEQIEKTINKMLKEETGARFKTYAEICAHCGLCSEACHFYLSNDKDPKFSPAGKVKQTISVILENKGKVDSQFIRNAAEICYTECNLCKRCSMYCPFGIDIAYMMLTMRRICHLLGVTPQYIQDTAHSHSATLNQMWVKDDEWIDSLHWQEDEAREEFPNLRIPLDKEGSDVFYSVIGPEPKFRAQLIYQAAAIMNSAGIDWTMPSTPGWDNSDMCMYTGDNEMMGRLKKVHFETAIRLKTKRIVMGECGHAFRSVYDMGNRWLGWKMPPIPVIHAIDFYDELINKGKIKITHKYDKPVTLHDPCNVIRGRGLHEKSRYITNFLCNRFIEMIPNREHNYCCSAGGGVINCGPPFKNKRVDGNKVKAEQLKEAYKKGARVLIAPCHNCHGGLEDIIHHYGIDMEIKFFGDIIYELMEKPQ, from the coding sequence ATGACCACAGGAATAAAAGTAAAATCCAAGATTTTCGATTTAGGTTTGGATAAAGGCGTAGAAAAACTTAATTCTGAACAAATCGAAAAAACAATAAATAAAATGTTAAAGGAAGAAACCGGAGCTCGTTTTAAAACGTATGCTGAAATATGCGCCCATTGCGGCTTATGCTCTGAAGCCTGTCATTTTTATCTTTCCAATGATAAAGATCCAAAGTTTTCTCCGGCAGGAAAGGTAAAACAAACTATAAGCGTAATTTTAGAAAATAAAGGCAAAGTTGACTCTCAATTTATAAGAAATGCGGCTGAAATATGCTATACAGAATGCAATCTTTGCAAAAGATGCTCCATGTATTGCCCTTTCGGAATAGATATCGCATATATGATGTTGACAATGAGACGTATTTGCCACTTACTCGGTGTTACGCCTCAATATATTCAAGACACTGCCCACAGTCATTCTGCTACATTGAATCAAATGTGGGTTAAAGATGATGAATGGATAGACAGCCTCCATTGGCAGGAAGACGAAGCAAGAGAAGAATTCCCAAATTTAAGAATACCCTTAGACAAAGAAGGTTCGGATGTTTTTTATTCGGTTATTGGACCTGAGCCTAAATTTAGAGCTCAACTCATTTATCAAGCCGCTGCTATCATGAATTCGGCTGGTATAGATTGGACAATGCCTTCAACTCCAGGATGGGATAATAGCGATATGTGCATGTATACTGGAGATAATGAAATGATGGGTCGATTAAAAAAAGTTCATTTTGAAACAGCTATTAGGCTTAAAACAAAAAGAATAGTTATGGGAGAATGCGGACATGCTTTTCGTTCAGTTTATGATATGGGAAATAGATGGTTAGGCTGGAAAATGCCTCCAATCCCAGTAATTCATGCTATAGATTTTTATGATGAGCTTATTAATAAAGGTAAAATAAAAATAACCCATAAATATGATAAACCAGTTACTCTGCACGATCCTTGTAATGTTATTCGAGGTCGAGGTTTACACGAAAAATCAAGATACATAACAAACTTTCTTTGTAACAGGTTTATTGAAATGATTCCGAACAGGGAGCATAATTATTGTTGCAGTGCTGGTGGCGGAGTTATAAACTGCGGTCCTCCATTTAAAAATAAAAGAGTTGATGGAAATAAAGTTAAAGCTGAGCAATTAAAAGAAGCATATAAAAAAGGAGCTCGTGTTTTAATAGCTCCATGCCATAATTGCCATGGCGGACTTGAAGATATAATTCATCATTATGGCATTGATATGGAAATTAAATTTTTTGGTGATATCATATATGAATTAATGGAAAAACCTCAATAA
- a CDS encoding universal stress protein produces MFEKILFATTASPACDAGANVAFDLAKKYNSKLYVFHVLGMPSRGFGSLVVDSRTGEQENYDQDYIDWVKEEMKNTYSKQIADAKNVQIETCSGNPPREILRIARKEDIDLIVMGSHTRKEEIGASRYRNVAGNTMQNVAKAARCPVLIVNRPCTTCFWYFSNIIFGTDFSKASYSAFLFAYKTAKAIGCKLHIFHALDISSMYSGKVISQEEIEKQIKEARKKMEETYVSKMEDFDNYSLEVWEGVPYVEILKFSRAKSGDLVVLAHHTREIDPEEAILGSTVEQVVLRSTCPVASVNHPDKVEHM; encoded by the coding sequence ATGTTTGAAAAAATTTTATTCGCAACAACCGCATCTCCAGCCTGTGATGCTGGCGCTAACGTAGCCTTTGATTTAGCAAAAAAATACAATTCAAAACTTTATGTTTTCCATGTGTTAGGTATGCCATCAAGAGGATTCGGTTCTTTGGTTGTAGACAGCAGAACAGGAGAACAGGAGAATTATGATCAAGACTATATTGATTGGGTAAAAGAAGAAATGAAAAATACCTATTCAAAACAAATAGCCGATGCTAAAAATGTTCAGATTGAAACCTGCTCAGGAAATCCGCCAAGAGAAATTTTAAGAATTGCTCGAAAAGAAGACATAGACCTTATTGTCATGGGTTCCCATACAAGAAAAGAAGAAATAGGAGCAAGCCGCTATAGAAATGTTGCCGGAAATACTATGCAAAATGTCGCTAAGGCTGCCAGATGTCCAGTTCTTATTGTAAATAGGCCATGCACAACATGCTTTTGGTATTTCTCAAATATTATATTTGGAACCGATTTCTCTAAAGCCTCCTATTCTGCTTTTTTATTTGCATATAAAACAGCAAAAGCGATAGGATGCAAACTCCATATTTTCCATGCTCTTGATATAAGCTCAATGTATTCTGGAAAGGTTATTTCCCAAGAAGAAATCGAAAAGCAGATAAAAGAAGCTCGGAAAAAAATGGAAGAAACTTATGTATCAAAAATGGAAGATTTTGATAATTATTCCTTAGAAGTATGGGAAGGCGTCCCGTATGTTGAGATTTTAAAATTTTCAAGGGCAAAAAGCGGTGATTTAGTTGTTCTTGCTCATCATACAAGGGAGATTGATCCAGAAGAGGCTATACTTGGAAGTACTGTGGAACAAGTAGTTTTACGTTCAACTTGTCCGGTCGCTAGCGTAAATCATCCTGATAAAGTTGAGCATATGTGA